In the genome of Luteitalea pratensis, the window AGGCATTCATGGCCATCGAACTGGAGCCCGCCATCCTGAAAGGGAAGTCCGGCACGATTGCGTACCACGCCGCGTTCGCCGCGGTGTAGGGAGAATCGTCCGGCTGACTTTGACTCCACCCGTGGCTTGCGCGCATCGTGGGCAAGCACTCCACCATTCGCCCGTCAGGGGTCGAAGAGTCATCTCTTTTCGGCGTCCACGCGGGAGGCCCGGTGTCGGCCGTCCTGGTACGCCGATGGACTCGTGCGGGCGCGAAAGAGGTGTCTCATGCGATGCATGCAGATCAGGCGCTGCGCGCGCGTTGGCGCGATCGCGGCGTTCGCGTGCCTGTGCGCGGTGCCGCCCGTGCTCGGTCAGACGACTCGCGCCAGGTTGACCGGTACGGTGACCGACCCGAACGGCGCCGTCGTGCCAGGGGCCGTGCTCACCGCGACCAACGTCGCGACCAACATCAGCAGCGGCACCACCAGCGACCAGGAAGGCACGTACACGTTCACCGCCCTGCCGCCTGGCGAGTACACGGTCGCCGTGGAACTGGCCGGCTTCAAGCGGAACATCGTCACGGGCGTCATCCTGCAGATTGCCGAAACGTCGCGGCTGGACATTCCACTCGAAGTCGGTGCCGTGACCGAGCAGATCAGCGTCGTCAGCCAGGCGCCACTGGTCCGGAGCACGTCGAGCGAGCAGGGCCAGGTGATCGACTACAAGCAGATTCAGTCGCTCCCGCTCAATGGCCGCCTCTTTCAGCAGCTCATCACGCTGACCCCGGGCGCGGTCCAGGCGGGCTTTGCCGACTTTGCCGAGAATCCCGCCGGCGCCGGCGCGCGCAGCGCCGTCCATCACAGCGTGAACGGCCTGCCGTGGTCGGGCAACAACTACCTGCTCGACGGCATTGCCAACAACGAGCCGCTCAACGCCTTCGTGAACATCACGCCGCCACTCGAGGCGCTGCAGGAATTCAAGGTCCAGACCAACAACCCGACCGCGGAGTTCGGCGTGTTCGGCGGTGCGGTCGTCAACCTGAGCATCCGCTCGGGCACCAACCAGTTCAGCGGGTCGCTGTTCGAGTACTACCGCGACGAGTCGCTCAACGCGCGGAACTTCTTCGCGGCGACCAAGGCACCGTTCAACTCGCATCAGTTCGGCGGCACGTTCGGCGGGCCGCTGCTGCGCAACAAGGCGTTCTTCTTCGGCGACTACCAACGCCTGCGCCAGGACCAGGGCCGTACCGTGGTGACCACGGTCCCGACCGCCGCGATGAGGCGCGGCGATCTCACGGAGTTCGGCACGCCGATCTTCGACCCGCTGACGAGGCAGCCCTTCGCCGGCAACGTCATCCCGGCCGATCGCATCGATCCCGTGACGCGGCAGGTGGCCGACATCTGGCCGTTGCCGAACCGGCCGGGCCTGGCCGACAACTACATCGAGAACAACGTCGTCGAGCAGGAGCAGGACGCGTTCGACGTCAGGGGCGATCTGAACATGGAGCGATGGGGCTCGGTGTTCGGCCGCTATTCCAGGGCCGATCGCGACTTCGTCGAGCCGCCCACCGCCAACATCTTCATGGCTGGAGGGAACAGGTCCGAGTCGGGCAACTACAACCTCGTCCTCGGGCACACCGTCACGTTCTCGTCGCGGCGGCTCAACGAACTGCGGTTCGGCATCAACAAGTACGACCTCGCCCAGTTCGGCTCTGACTTCGGGATCCCGAAGAACAACGAGCTGGGCATCCCCAACGGCAACATCGAAGGTCACCCGTACACGTTCGGCATTGCCGACTTCAACGTCGCGGGTTTCCTGCGCACCGCCTCTCCCGGCTTCACCAACTCGGTGCGCATCGGTACGACGCTGCAACTCTCGGACAACTTCACGTGGATGTTCGACAAGCATTCGGTGAAGTTCGGCGGCGACGTGCGCTTCATCCAGTCGACATTGACGAACCCGCAAACGCAGCCGCGTGGGCTCTTCACCTTCGATCGCAACTACACCAGCAACCTTGGCGCAGCGAACACCGGTCAACCATGGGCGAGCTTCCTGCTCGGCCTTCCCAGCCGCGTGCAGCGTGACTTCGTCGACACCTACCCCGAGGTGTTGATCAATTTCGTCGGCTTCTTCGTGCAGGACGACTTCCGTGTCACGCACGATCTGACGCTCAATCTCGGCCTGCGCTGGGACCTGCTGACGACTCCCGTCGAGAAGAACAACCGGCAGACCAACTTCAGCCTGGAGGACGGGCTGATCCACTCGGCCTCCGAGGACGACCGCGGGCCGCTGACGACGAACTTCTTCGCGGGTTGGGCGCCTCGTCTCGGTCTCGCGTGGTCGCCGGACGAAGGTCGGACGGCCATTCGGGCTGCCTACGGCATCAGCTACTACCGGGACAACTTCGGCGCCAACGGCGGGACGCTCGAACGCAATCACCCTCTGTTCCAGCAGATCGACCTGCAGACGCCCAACCAGTTCACGCCGTTCACGACGGTCAGCGCCGGCCTGCCGGGATTCACGGCGGTGCCGCTCACGCCGACGATCGCGCCACCACCGGGATTCGCCGTGTTCTTCTTCCCGGCGGGCGACAAGCCGAACATGGCGCACATGTTCAACGTCGGGGTGCAGCGCCAGCTGCCGTGGTCGTCGGTGCTCGACGTGTCGTACGTGGGCACACGCGGCGCGAACATCTTCGTCAGCCGCAACATCAACGTGCCCCTGCCGGGCCCTGGAGCTCTCGACCCGCGCCGGCCGTACTACGCCCTGGCCCCGAACATCCCGGTCATCAATCAGCGATCGGGCGATGCGGAGTCCTGGTACGACTCCCTCCAGGTGAAGGTCGACAAGCGCTTCTCACGCGGGTTCCAGGCGCTGCTCTCCTACACGCTCTCGAAGACCGAGGACACCGCGTTCATCCTGCATCCCTCGTTCGAGACGAGGGCGCCGTCGACGGGGAAGGCCATCGATATTCCCCACAACTTCGTCCTCAGCTGGGCGTATGAACTGCCATTCGGACCCGGTCGGAAGTTCTTGTCCGACGCGTCAGGCGTGGTGCAGAGGCTGGTCGAGGGATGGTCGATCAATGGCATCACGATGTATCAGAGCGGCCAGCCCCTCAACATCAGGCTGGCGTCGTCGCAGCTCAATACCGGCACCGACAACTGGGCCAACGTGACGTGCGACGAGGTCGGCATGCCCGAGGCGGTGGGTCAGTGGTTCGACACGAGTTGCTTCGCGACGCCGGCCAACTTCGAGTTCGGCAACTACGAGATCGGCCAGGTGCGCGGGCCCAAATTCATCAACACCGATTTCTCGCTGTTCAAGCGGACTGCTCTCGGCGGCACGCGCTCCTTCGAGTTGCGGATGGAGGTGTTCAACCTGTTCAACAAGGCCCACTTCTCGAATCCCAACGATCGGCTCGGCAACACCAACTTCGGTCGCATCAGCAGTACGAGGTTCCCGTCGCGCGAGATCCAGCTGGGCGCGCGGTTCCTGTTCTGAACAGCTGGACGCGCAGCGTCGGTCAACGGCGTCGCTGACGCCGGACCGGCGCTGCCGGCGGCGGCCCACTCGTGCCGTGACGCTGACGCATGTCATTGTTGTGTGTGCGAGGTGTCATTGCCCACGAGTGTGTCCCCCTACCGAGCGAGTCCTTCGTGATCCGGCACCCGAACGCCAGAGCACGCGGCGGGTATGCCGCACTCGCGTGCGCCGTGCTGTCGGTCGCGGTGATGACCTCCGGACAGGCCACCACCGCGGCATTGCCTCAGCAAGCACAGGGTCCCGCCGATGTGCGCGCGCCACAGCGGACTGACGCCGGTCCTGCGGCACCAGGCGCAGGCGTTCGCGTGTTCTCGTGGAACCTCTCGAGTGATGCGTTCGTGAAGGACCCGGCGGCGTTCCGGGCGGTCGTTCGTCAGTCACGGGCCGATATCCTGCTGCTCGACGAAGTGTCTCCATCCACAAACGCGCAGCAGATCCGCACCGCCCTGGCCGGGCTGGCGCCCGATGGACCGGATCAGTGGCACATCGACTTCGGCGCGAGCGGGGGACGGCAGCGCGGCGTGATTGTCAGCCGCCTGCCGCTGGAGCGCCTCGCGGAGTTCTCCGATATCGTGCCGTACCCCGCCGACGATCGTCGCCGGCTCGCCGATCTCATGGTCGCCGCCGGACCCGTCGAGCCGGCCTTCAGCATGGACGGCGGGATCCCGATGAACGGCGTGGTCGTACTCGCGGGACAACGCCGCCTCCTGGTGGTCACCACGGACATGCAGTGCTGCGGCAACGACCCGGGAAGCTGGCAGGAGGACCGGCGTCGCGTCGAGGCAGGCGAGATCCGTCGGCGTATCAGGCAGGTCCTGGAGCGAACCCGCGTCGACGGCCTGATCGTCGGCGGGGACTTCAACCTGGTGAGCACGCCACTTCCGCTGGTGATCGTGTCCGGTCCGTATCGGCTGCCGCACGCCGGACTGCTCGTGGCCGAACTCCGACACCTCGACGGCGCGGACACGTGGACTTGGGACGGTCGCGGCACGCCGTTTCCGTCCCGGCCCATGGACTTCGTGCTCTACAGTCCGCACACGCTCGCGCTTCGCCAGGGCTACGTCCTCGACACGGCGGACCTGCCACAGTCGGAGCTCGAGCAACTGGGCATTCAGCCCGAGTCCGCGGGTCGACTGTCGGCGCACCGGCCGCTGGTGGCCGAGTTCGTCTGGCACTGAGAGTCCGCCATGGACCCGAGATGGGCTGGCTGGATCGTGGCAGACGTCGACAGCAGTGCACATCTCCTCGGCATCGCACGGAAAAGCTGAAAGGGCATGCCGTGCTTTCTGATGAAGACCGCCTCGCAATCGCGGCCGTCCACCGCGAATGGGTGGATGCCGAGTTGAAGGGCGACATGTCGGCCGTCCTGCAATTGTGCACGGCTGAACCCGTGTGGCTGCCACCAGACCACGGACCTCTCTGCGGCCGGGCCGCGATTGTGCGTTGGCTCGCGGCGCAGCCTCACGAGGGAGTGGTGCGCATCGACATCGATCGTCTCGCAATCGACGGACTCGACTCGTTCGCCTGGAAAGTGGCAACCTTCCGGACAACCCTGGACCGTCCAGCCGCGACGGGTCCTTCAGTCTTTGCCGGCGCTCACGGATGGTTGTTGCAGCGTGACGACGCGGGCACGTGGCGAGTCGCCGTGGTGACATGGACCACGGCGCGGCCTGATCATCGGAGAGAACGGTGACTCCAAGTACGGACATCCTCATCGGCGACACCGACCGACAGTACGTGCTCATCCGGCCGCTGTGCCGGAAGCACCCGGGCCTGTTCGACTACCGGGACGGGAACTGGATCGACTGCGAGCTCGAGATCGTGGCCGGAGCATTTCGCGGCAGGTTCCAGGCGGATCTGCGATCCGAGGAGTTCCACGCGTTCCTGGAGGACACGGAGGGCTTGAGCCGGGCGCTCGAGGGGGCCGCGAGCTTCAACACCGTGGAGGGCTGCATCGCGATCACCCTGGCCGGCGACGGCAACGGGCATGTCCGTGTCAGGGGAGAGGCGGTCGACGCCGCTGACGCCGGGAACCGCCTGCTGTTCGATTTCGGGATCGATGAGAACTGCTTACCGGACATCCGTCAGTCGTTGGAGTATCTCCTCGCGGCGTTTCCCGTCACCGGGACACGCGATGCCTGATGCGCCGCGCACGGCGCCGCCAGACGGGCAGGAACAGGACCACAGGACAACAGGAACACAGGAACACAGGACCACAGGATCACAGGACAGCAGGAACACACGGGAGGAGGGGCGGCACCGGCTGGCGCCGGGGTAGAGCGGCACAGATGAGCTGATTCGGTGACGCCGAGACGCTGCCCTTGACACCAGCGCTCGAACGGCCCCAAGGTGAGGCCTGGCACCAATAGATGCGGCCGAGCGCCGCACCGGAAAGGGGTCGTTCATGCGTACCCATTTTCCCCGGATCAACTCGACCGTCCTGTCGGTCTTTCTGCTCGTCAGCCTGCCGGTCCTGGCTGCTGGCGTGCTGTTGGTCCTCCTCGTCGCCCAAGCGACACTCCGCGATACCTACGGCCGGCACCTGTCGGACATCGCACAGCAGACGGCAAACGGTGTCGACGCCTACGTCTACCGCAAGGTCCTCGACGTGTCGATGATCGGCCGCACACAGGACATCCGGGAAGCCGTGCGAGCGGCCCCGGCGCCCGACACGACCCGGCTCGCCGCCAACCCCGCTTCCCGCTATCTCGCCGACCTCGTGGCGCACGACTCGGTCTACCGCGAGATCATCGTCACGAACAGGAAAGGGCAGATCGTCGCGGCGTCGCGCGCCGTGACGCCGCGCGACGAGTCCGGTGAGGACTGGTGGAAGGCGACCGTTGACGACGGTGCCGTCGGGCGCGTCTTCGTGACCCAGTTGCGCTGGGATGCGAAGGAGGGCATCTCGGTGATGCACGTCTCGGCACCCGTGCCCGAGGCGACCGGCGACCAGTTGATGGGTGTCGTGCGGGTCGCGTTCGACGCACGCGAGTTGCTGGCACCCGTGGCCGGCGTGCAGTTGGGCGCCTCGGGCATGGCGACTCTGGTACGTGAGGGCGGGACGGTGGTGTTCAGCCGTGAGTCGAGCGACCCGTCGGCGCGGTTCTTTGCCACGAAAGAACTGACTGACGAGTTGTCGAAGCAGTCGGTCGTCGAGGGTGTGCGGCAGGCGGGGATGCACTTCAGCGCCGTCGACGACAAAGGGACTTCGTACGTCGTGGGCGTTGCAGGGAGCCAGCTGGCCCGGACGTTCCCGAACCTGTCCTGGTTCGTGGCTGTGTCGCAGGCCGAGTCCGAGTTGATGGGGCCCGTCCGGTCCATCGGTTGGCGCCTGCTGCTGGTGTTTGTCGTCACGGCGCTGCTCGTGCTGGCGCTCGCGCTGTATTTCTCGATGCGCCTCCATGCACCGGCAATCGACGTCGACATGGATCTCGTCGAGCATCGGCCGGTGTCGCGCATGCCGGACACGGGCGACGACGAGAACGCCGACGACATGCCGGCCGCCCGACCAGTCCGCTAGACGACGCGCGCGAGTACGATTCACGCTGTGGCAGTCGTGGTCCTGCTGAGGGGCGTGAACGTCGGCGGTCACAGGGCCTTTCGCCCTTCTGCGCTCGCTGAAGACCTGCGGCACTTCGACGCCGTCAGCATCGGTGCCGCGGGTACCTTCGTGATTCGGCGGCCGGTCCGTCTCGGGCAACTACGGCTCGAGGTCGCGCGCCGGCTTTCATTCGATGCCGAGATCATGATCTGCCAGGGCAGCGCCATTGTCAGGTTGATGTCCCGCGACTTCTTCGCCGCCGACGACCTCCGTCCGGACATCGTCCGCTTCGTGAGTGTGTTGTCCCGTTCTCCGAGAGTGGCGCCGCCGCTGCCCATGGACCTCCCCCTCACAGGTCCCTGGCTCGTGAAGATTCTTGCGAGAGAGAATCGCTTCGTCGTGGGGTTGTACCGGCGGCAGATGAAGGCCATCGGCCAGCTCGGCTCGCTGGATCGGGTCTTCGGCATGCCAGCCACGACACGCAGCTGGACGACCATGGCGGCGATCGCCAGGGTGCTGGCTGGCAGCGAGGCGCGCAACGGAGCAGCAGGTGAGTGATCTGCTCGAGACCCTGAAGCGCGAGCTCGAGCGCTTCGGCGTAGAGAACGACGCGACCACCGACGAGCGGCCACGGCGCATGCTGAACATCACGCGAGACACTGGCGAGTTCCTGTCGGTTCTCGTCCGCGCCACGTTCGCCACGCGGATCCTGGAGATTGGCACGTCCAACGGCTACTCGACACTCTGGCTTGCCGAGGCGGCACGCGCGATTGGCGGTGCGGTCACGACAATCGAGTCTGCCGACGACAAAGTCCGGCTCGCCCTCGCCACCTTCGCGCGCTCCGGACTTGCGCCCTTCATCACGCTGATTCACGACGATGCCGGGCGCTACATGCTGCGCGGTGACGCCGGCGCTTACGACGTGATCTTTCTCGATAGCGAGCGCTCGGAGTACGCCGGCTGGTGGCCGCAGTTGCGCGGCCTCCTGCGACCAGGGGGCCTGTTGGTCGTGGACAATGCGTCGTCACACGCCGATCAGATGGCTTCGTTGGTCGCACTCGTGAACGCTGATGCGGCGTTCACGAGCTGCCTGGTCTCGGTGGGCAAGGGCGAGTTCCTGGCGGTGAAGTCTCCGACGTAAATCTCTTGCGATCCGGTCGATGGCGAGGCACCTCTTCGGTCGCCGCCGTCGCAGGTATGCGCACCAGACGTCGTAGAATCGCCTTACCCATATCCCAGGAGGTCACATGCGCTCGTCGGCTCGGCGTCTCCATCTCGGCCTTGTTGCGTTGACAGGCATCATCCTCGTCGCGTCAGCCCTGACTTCCGCTCGTGCGTTCCCTGACTTCATCCCCCTGCCGGCCGATTTCGGTCCCGAAGGGATCGGCGTTGGCAACGGCACGACCTTCTACACCGGGTCGCTCGCGGCCAACACGCGTGGGCAGATCCTGGTGGGCGACCTGCGCACGGGCGACGTCGCGACGCTCGTGACGCCAGATGGGGTGCCTGCTACCGGGATGAAGCACGATCCGAGGAGCAACCTGCTGTTTGTCGCACGCTCCACGACTGGCATGGGCACCGTCTTCAATGCAGAGTCTGGCGACATCGTCGCGTCCTACCAGTTCCACACGGCGCCGACCTTCATCAACGACGTCGTGATCACACGCGACGCTGCGTATTTCACCGATACCCAGGCCGCATTCCTCTACCGCGTGGCGCTCGGACCCGCCGGCGAGCCGGCACTGGACGCGACGCCGATCCCGCTGCCGTCCACGTTCAGGACCAACGGCATCGCCGCCACGCCGAATGGCGAGCAACTCTTCGTGGTCAATGGCCCCACCGCGCAGCTCTTCCGCATCGATACGGCCACGCACACGCCGGAGCTCGTCGATCTCAGTGGAGACACACTGCCCAACGCTGATGGACTCTTGCTCGCAGGCAAGACGTTGTATGTGGTGCAGAACACCCGCAACAGGATCGCCGTCGTGAACCTGTCTGCCGATTACGCGTCCGGGGCGATTGCCGGCTTCCTCACGGAACCCTTCACGTCGAATCCGTTGACGAAGGTACCGACGACGATCGCGAAGTTCGGCGACGCCTTGTACGCCGTCACGGCGGGCTTTGCGGCGCCGTCGCCCGACTTCGTCGTCCGCGTCACGAAATAGGGACACGTCGCGGCAGGCAGATCGAATGCGCGCTCGTCAACCTTGCGCCAGCGCAATGCGCACGGGCCGTCGCTCCGCTAACGTGGAGTGACGGGCCAGGGCTGTCCGGCCCCGCCATGCCCGGCGAACTGCCACGATGAACGCTGATCCCCAAGACGCTGCGGCCGGCATCTCCGCGGGCCGCCGCGCGCTCCTGCCTGCCCCCACGCTACCGCTCGCCTATTTTGGCGGTGCACACCTCGCGCTGGCGATCGCCTTCGCGACCCTGCTGATCGAACCGGGACTTGCCGGCGCGTTCCACTACCATCCGCGGCTGATCGCGCTCGTGCATCTCGTGACGCTGGGCTGGATTTCCGGCTCCATCCTTGGCGCGGTGTACATCGTCGCGCCACTTGCGCTTGGTCTACCGTTCCGCGCCCGGCGAGCGGATGCGACCGCATGCCTCTTCTACTGGCTGGGGACCGCGGGAATGGTGGGCGGATTCTGGACGGGGCGATTTGCGATCGTCGGGATCGCCTCCCTGTTGGTGCTCGGCGCATTGACGTTCGTCGGCGCGCGCCTGCTGTCGAACCTTCCGGCTGCCCGATTGCCGCGCGGCGTGTCGCTCCACCTCGCGCTGGCGTTCGTCAACATCATCCTGGCCGGCGCGGCGGGTGCGTTCATGTCGGCGAACCGGCTCGCGGGGACTCTGCCATGGTCACCGCTGGCGTTCGCACTCGCACACGCACATCTCGCCGTCCTCGGTTGGGCGACGATGATGATCTTCGGAACGGGATACAGGCTGATCCCGATGTTCCTGCCGGCCGCCATGCCCTCGGGTCCGGGGCTGGGCATCAGCGCCATCCTGCTCGAAGTGGGGACGCTGTGGCTCGCGGCATCGCTCGTCGCCGGATGGTCCCCCGGCCCTTCGGTCCTGCTGGTCATGGGGGCGTTCGCCGCCTTCTTCTATTGGATTCGCCGCACCTTGCGCAATCGTCGTCCGCGTCCGACCGAACTGCCGCCTCACGACTGGTCGACGTGGCACACCCATCTCGCCATCGTGTATCTCATCGTGGCGATGGCGCTCGGCTGCTGGCTCGCGCTGGGCGATCCCCCGAAGGGGGTCACGTGGGCGTATGGAGCCACGGGGATACTCTTCGTGGCGCAGATGGTGTCGGGCATCCAGGGCCGGCTGATGCCGATGTACGCGTGGTACCGTGCGCTCGAGCGCAGGGACGGAGACCTGCCGCGCCAATCGGTTCACCGGCTCATCGCGCCGTCGCTTGCGCTCTCCGTCTTTCTCGCGTGGCTCGTGGGGCTGCCTGTCCTCACGGTCGGCCTCATGAACGAGCACCCCGGCTCAATCGCCACGGGATCGGCGGCACTGCTGTGCGCCACGCTCATCTCCGCGGCGCATGGTGTGCTGATCATTCGGCGTGCGCAATCATGAGCGCAAGCCTCGCCGTGTCGGGTAGCAGCACGCGGTGACCGGAGACGGCGACACCCGGCTCGGCCATCACAGCGACTGAAACGCGAGACGGGCGCCACAGCGCCGGTGCATGCCGCAAAGCGTCTGCCAACAGTGATGCCGAGCGGATCCATCTCCGCGTTCGTGGCGACATGGAAGAGGTCGTCCTGCAGTTCGCGCGCGTAGCGAGCCTTGTTGTCGAGCTTGCAGCCATCGTGGTCGTCTCCTTTGGCGCCCTCGAGGCGTTCGTGATGCTGCTCAGGCCGGCGTTCCGGCCAGCGATTAGGCACGGCGCGCGCAAGGTCATCTGGCGTCGCTCCGCCATGTGGATGCTGCTCGGGCTCGAATTCAAGCTGGCGGCCGACATCATCACGACCGTGATGTCGCCGACATTGCAGGATATCGACGGGTTGGCGGCGATTGCGGCCATCCGGACGTTCCTCAACTACTTCCTCGAGCGGGACCTCGAGCACAGCGAATCCGCGGAGGCCGCAGGAGCGACGAACTGAACGTCAACACGAGGCTCGCCGTCGACCGCACCAGGCTTGCGTACGAGCGAACGCTCATGGCCTGGGTCCGCGCGTCGGCCTCGCTCATCTCGTCTGGGTTCTCGATCTACAAGTTCTTCCCGTTCGTCGGCGCCGGCAGGGACGATCAGGGTGGTGCGATGGACCCCATGGCTTCGCGGTCGTGATGATCACGATCGGCATTCTCGCGCTGGTCGCGGCGACGATCGAACATCGTCGCAGCATGAACGCATTCCGGCCGAGTTTAGCAACGTCCCCAGGTCGCTCGCCGCCGTCGTTGCGGGGCGGTGGTGGGCCTCGGCCCGTCACGCGTGCAGCAGCACGATAATCAGGCCGACGACGGCTTGACGCTTGACGCTTGACGCTGGAGGCTGGAGGCTGGACGCTGG includes:
- a CDS encoding TonB-dependent receptor; translation: MRCMQIRRCARVGAIAAFACLCAVPPVLGQTTRARLTGTVTDPNGAVVPGAVLTATNVATNISSGTTSDQEGTYTFTALPPGEYTVAVELAGFKRNIVTGVILQIAETSRLDIPLEVGAVTEQISVVSQAPLVRSTSSEQGQVIDYKQIQSLPLNGRLFQQLITLTPGAVQAGFADFAENPAGAGARSAVHHSVNGLPWSGNNYLLDGIANNEPLNAFVNITPPLEALQEFKVQTNNPTAEFGVFGGAVVNLSIRSGTNQFSGSLFEYYRDESLNARNFFAATKAPFNSHQFGGTFGGPLLRNKAFFFGDYQRLRQDQGRTVVTTVPTAAMRRGDLTEFGTPIFDPLTRQPFAGNVIPADRIDPVTRQVADIWPLPNRPGLADNYIENNVVEQEQDAFDVRGDLNMERWGSVFGRYSRADRDFVEPPTANIFMAGGNRSESGNYNLVLGHTVTFSSRRLNELRFGINKYDLAQFGSDFGIPKNNELGIPNGNIEGHPYTFGIADFNVAGFLRTASPGFTNSVRIGTTLQLSDNFTWMFDKHSVKFGGDVRFIQSTLTNPQTQPRGLFTFDRNYTSNLGAANTGQPWASFLLGLPSRVQRDFVDTYPEVLINFVGFFVQDDFRVTHDLTLNLGLRWDLLTTPVEKNNRQTNFSLEDGLIHSASEDDRGPLTTNFFAGWAPRLGLAWSPDEGRTAIRAAYGISYYRDNFGANGGTLERNHPLFQQIDLQTPNQFTPFTTVSAGLPGFTAVPLTPTIAPPPGFAVFFFPAGDKPNMAHMFNVGVQRQLPWSSVLDVSYVGTRGANIFVSRNINVPLPGPGALDPRRPYYALAPNIPVINQRSGDAESWYDSLQVKVDKRFSRGFQALLSYTLSKTEDTAFILHPSFETRAPSTGKAIDIPHNFVLSWAYELPFGPGRKFLSDASGVVQRLVEGWSINGITMYQSGQPLNIRLASSQLNTGTDNWANVTCDEVGMPEAVGQWFDTSCFATPANFEFGNYEIGQVRGPKFINTDFSLFKRTALGGTRSFELRMEVFNLFNKAHFSNPNDRLGNTNFGRISSTRFPSREIQLGARFLF
- a CDS encoding endonuclease/exonuclease/phosphatase family protein — encoded protein: MIRHPNARARGGYAALACAVLSVAVMTSGQATTAALPQQAQGPADVRAPQRTDAGPAAPGAGVRVFSWNLSSDAFVKDPAAFRAVVRQSRADILLLDEVSPSTNAQQIRTALAGLAPDGPDQWHIDFGASGGRQRGVIVSRLPLERLAEFSDIVPYPADDRRRLADLMVAAGPVEPAFSMDGGIPMNGVVVLAGQRRLLVVTTDMQCCGNDPGSWQEDRRRVEAGEIRRRIRQVLERTRVDGLIVGGDFNLVSTPLPLVIVSGPYRLPHAGLLVAELRHLDGADTWTWDGRGTPFPSRPMDFVLYSPHTLALRQGYVLDTADLPQSELEQLGIQPESAGRLSAHRPLVAEFVWH
- a CDS encoding YybH family protein; this translates as MLSDEDRLAIAAVHREWVDAELKGDMSAVLQLCTAEPVWLPPDHGPLCGRAAIVRWLAAQPHEGVVRIDIDRLAIDGLDSFAWKVATFRTTLDRPAATGPSVFAGAHGWLLQRDDAGTWRVAVVTWTTARPDHRRER
- a CDS encoding cache domain-containing protein, with translation MRTHFPRINSTVLSVFLLVSLPVLAAGVLLVLLVAQATLRDTYGRHLSDIAQQTANGVDAYVYRKVLDVSMIGRTQDIREAVRAAPAPDTTRLAANPASRYLADLVAHDSVYREIIVTNRKGQIVAASRAVTPRDESGEDWWKATVDDGAVGRVFVTQLRWDAKEGISVMHVSAPVPEATGDQLMGVVRVAFDARELLAPVAGVQLGASGMATLVREGGTVVFSRESSDPSARFFATKELTDELSKQSVVEGVRQAGMHFSAVDDKGTSYVVGVAGSQLARTFPNLSWFVAVSQAESELMGPVRSIGWRLLLVFVVTALLVLALALYFSMRLHAPAIDVDMDLVEHRPVSRMPDTGDDENADDMPAARPVR
- a CDS encoding class I SAM-dependent methyltransferase, with product MLETLKRELERFGVENDATTDERPRRMLNITRDTGEFLSVLVRATFATRILEIGTSNGYSTLWLAEAARAIGGAVTTIESADDKVRLALATFARSGLAPFITLIHDDAGRYMLRGDAGAYDVIFLDSERSEYAGWWPQLRGLLRPGGLLVVDNASSHADQMASLVALVNADAAFTSCLVSVGKGEFLAVKSPT
- a CDS encoding SMP-30/gluconolactonase/LRE family protein; this encodes MRSSARRLHLGLVALTGIILVASALTSARAFPDFIPLPADFGPEGIGVGNGTTFYTGSLAANTRGQILVGDLRTGDVATLVTPDGVPATGMKHDPRSNLLFVARSTTGMGTVFNAESGDIVASYQFHTAPTFINDVVITRDAAYFTDTQAAFLYRVALGPAGEPALDATPIPLPSTFRTNGIAATPNGEQLFVVNGPTAQLFRIDTATHTPELVDLSGDTLPNADGLLLAGKTLYVVQNTRNRIAVVNLSADYASGAIAGFLTEPFTSNPLTKVPTTIAKFGDALYAVTAGFAAPSPDFVVRVTK
- a CDS encoding DUF1622 domain-containing protein, encoding MEEVVLQFARVASLVVELAAIVVVSFGALEAFVMLLRPAFRPAIRHGARKVIWRRSAMWMLLGLEFKLAADIITTVMSPTLQDIDGLAAIAAIRTFLNYFLERDLEHSESAEAAGATN